AGGCTGCCATCAACAGCTTGCATGGAAGCCGCACAATGCCCGTAAGTCGCATGCTTTAGATTGCTAATgcttaaaacaaaacacacactcgcaaggcaaacacacacacacacaccctcacgcACACGTGATCTTCCAAAGACATCTGCACGAGTCACATGGGGCAATTTCAATTTTCTGTAGGTAATAACGTCAGTAATGTAATCATCTGTCTCCTTCGTTTCTGTCCTGGGTGTCGTCAACAGGATGATAGGGTAGGCCCAAGCCCCCGCATGAATCGTAAAAAGATTAAGTGGATGcagaaaatgaatgagtgaataaACATGGAGCCCAGCCCCGTTAACAGATAAAGTGCACAACATGAAGCATTACTTGTAATTGCAGTTGAAACTTTCTCAATTTTCACCGTTTGGCTTCACAGGGAGCGTCGTCCAGTCTGGTGGTGAAGTTCGCCGACACAGAGAAGGAGCGGGGCCTGAGGAGGATGCAGCAGGTGGCCTCCCAGCTCGGCATCTTCAGCCCCATGACCCTCAACTTCCCCGCCTACAATGCCTACACACAGGCGGTCAACGCACAGGCAAGCACTCGggcaccacacgcacacacgcacacacacacacacacacacacacacacgcgcgcacagtGAGTTTGTAAGACTCTCCTGTGCTTATGAAAGGATGTAATAAGTTTGAAGAGGCTATCAGTGGTCTAATTGGGGCTAATGACATTACCCAGACAACAGAACATACGTCATCTGACATTAGCTTTCCCGCAACACACAACCATTAACCCACTGACTCGGGACATAATGGCCTTGTAATTAGATCTCTATTCATCTGttcctccatcactccctcTCCCTGCCCCTTCCTCTCATTTCGTCTTCTTTGTTTGaccctctctctttcccccaTATATGTTTTACTAtctctttgtcttctctctcactctctctcttttaccctctttctccttccctgcccctccttctctccatccCCTTCCTCCGTCTCGGTTTCCTTCCCTGTCTACAGCTTGTCCAACAGCAGGCCCTGGTTGCCCAGTCAGCATACTTGTCTCCTGTGGCAACAGTTGCCGCCGTACAGATGCAGCAGATGGCGGCGCTCAATGCCAACGGAATCATTGCCACACCCATCACACCCATCACGCCGTCCTCGGGTAGGCCCGCACAGACAAACTCACACGCCTCGCACACTCAACTTGTGTGTCTTCAGACACGAGCACAGAAGCTATACTGTGTAGAGTGGTGTTGTTTGTAGACGTAGTTATCAGCTGTATATTAAAGCACAAATAAGTGCACAAATTATGGTCGGCAgtctttaaatacaaaaattctttttttttaaatgaaaagcacTTACTTTGCATTGGTACGGTAATTGCACACCTAACTGGGCAATTTGACGATGTAGAGAAACACATGTAGCGTAACAGTAACTATAGTTGAAGAGCGGCAGTGACTGACTCATTTTCTGGACTGCGATCTCCATCTGTAGGTACAAACACTCCACCAACTATGGCGGCAACGCCTGTgccatctctccctccaccaTTAGGAGTGAACGGCTACAGCAGTCTGACAGCCCCCACCAACGGACAACAGGCAACAGAAGCACTATACACCAATGGCATTCACGCATATCAAGGTTTTTCGTTTGTTTATAAGtcctttttttaagtttgaatTGTCACTCAAAGAAGAAAGTATATGCTAAGGGACTACGGGCAATCTGATATGTATTaatcttcttgtttttattctgactgtgtgtgtttttctggctCTACAGCTCAGAGTCCAGCAGCGGCCCTGGACCCCCTACAGCAAGCGTATGCAGGCATGCAACACTACACAGGTTGGTGTAAGTGTTACAGACAGGTGACGAAACAGCTTGGTAAACGTCCCACGGTGGGTTGGGATGGCACACGAACCGACACGTCAAATGTACAATGTAAATGCGCGTATGCTGGTTTAGAAATCGCTTCAGATACAGTGATGCAGCTTGCATCAGAATACATGTGAATAGGGAACCGCAGAAGGTCAGGTGTCTGCTGTCGGTTCGACCCCCATCGTCTCAAGGTGGGGAGAGTTTCAAGGGTAGTTGTTGAATTAATTTTGTTGGGATTTATCCGATTTCAGTGACACTCATTAAAGGCTCCTAAATGCAATACAGCTAATGATACCTTTACACCCCCTGAATGCATGATTCATGCTTGTTGAGTAAACGGGGACTGTAATGTGTGCGCACCAGACTAACAGACCAACAATGTCATTGCTGTTGTGTCTTGCTCCATTCAAGTGTTAGATTTAATAGTTTTCACCTTCACTTCAAACGAAATGATTCCATTGGACTCTGCCATGTTGCCACCTGTTGTTTTTACCCAATAAGATTTTTGTTACTGTCTCTCCCAATAGCGGCGTATCCTGCTGCCTACGGATTGGTC
This genomic stretch from Gasterosteus aculeatus chromosome 20, fGasAcu3.hap1.1, whole genome shotgun sequence harbors:
- the celf3b gene encoding CUGBP Elav-like family member 3 isoform X5 yields the protein MNRPIQVKPADSEGRGEDRKLFVGMLGKQQSDEDVRRLFEPFGSIDECTVLRGPDGTSKGCAFVKFQGHAEAQAAINSLHGSRTMPGASSSLVVKFADTEKERGLRRMQQVASQLGIFSPMTLNFPAYNAYTQAVNAQLVQQQALVAQSAYLSPVATVAAVQMQQMAALNANGIIATPITPITPSSGTNTPPTMAATPVPSLPPPLGVNGYSSLTAPTNGQQATEALYTNGIHAYQAQSPAAALDPLQQAYAGMQHYTGWSAYPAAYGLVGQPFPQQPTLVAQQHQQPQQQQQREGPEGCNIFIYHLPQEFSDSEMLQMFLPFGNVISAKVFVDRATNQSKCFGFVSFDNPASAQAAIQAMNGFQIGMKRLKVQLKRPKDANRPY
- the celf3b gene encoding CUGBP Elav-like family member 3 isoform X6, with translation MNRPIQVKPADSEGRGEDRKLFVGMLGKQQSDEDVRRLFEPFGSIDECTVLRGPDGTSKGCAFVKFQGHAEAQAAINSLHGSRTMPGASSSLVVKFADTEKERGLRRMQQVASQLGIFSPMTLNFPAYNAYTQAVNAQLVQQQALVAQSAYLSPVATVAAVQMQQMAALNANGIIATPITPITPSSGTNTPPTMAATPVPSLPPPLGVNGYSSLTAPTNGQQATEALYTNGIHAYQAQSPAAALDPLQQAYAGMQHYTAAYPAAYGLVGQPFPQQPTLVAQQHQQPQQQQQREGPEGCNIFIYHLPQEFSDSEMLQMFLPFGNVISAKVFVDRATNQSKCFGFVSFDNPASAQAAIQAMNGFQIGMKRLKVQLKRPKDANRPY